GGCCTGTTCGCGGTGGAGGCTGTGCCCCGGGGTGACGGCGAGCAGCTTCACCAGAGCGCGGGCGCTGGGCCGGGGCCACCGTTCGGCGAGGGCGGGACCGCCGTCACGAGTCACCCGGAAACCGCCGAAAAGGTGCAGACGCAGCACCGGGGCGGCGACATTCGTCCCGTCTGTCTGTCGCGCGCTCATGAGGGCGTCACTGTAACCGAGCATGCCGAGACCCCCTGGGCGAGGCCCAGGGGGGTCCGTCCGGCCCGCGGCCGGTTCAGGCCAGCGCGACGGGCTCAGGAGAGCCTGTACGTGGTGACCTGGTGAATGCCGTTGTCGGTGAGGTAGTAGCCGCCGCCGAACTCCTCGACAGCGCGGTCCCGTCCCGAGTCGTCGCTGTTGAGTGACAGCACTTCGTCGACACCGTCCCCGTCGAGGTCGCCCGCGAAGAAGTTGCGGGCGCCGATGAGGGAACCGATGGTGCCGACGTTCGGAGCCCAGGAGTCCTCGGAGTCGAGAATGCTCGGGTCCCAGAGGTAGAGACCGCCCTCGACGCCGGCGCCCAGCAGCTCACGCCCGCCGGGGCCGGTCACGAAGCCGCCGCCGTACGACTGCGGCAGGACGAACTGCGTCGTGTCGTCACCGCCCGCCCGGTACCGGCGGAACGACGCCGTGCCGCCCTCGTACAGCACCCCGTCCTTGGCGAAGTAGCTGTTGTGCGTCCACATGCCGCCCGCGAGCCCGGAGTGCAGCACCTCGCCGGTGCGGCCGTCGCGGATCTCGAAGTAGTTCTGCGGGCTGGGTGCGTCGGAGCTGGAGTCCCACTGGATCGGCGCGCTGACGGCCCACAGGTAGATGACCGCGTGCCCGTCGGCGTACGGGATCTCCTTGGAGGCGAAGGTGCCCTCGTTGGGGATGGCCGAGCGGACGCCGCCGACCGCGGTGTCCGGGGCCTTGGGAGCGGCAGACCAACGGGCCTTGCCGTTCTTGGCGTTGAGTGCGACCGCGTTCGTCACGGGCGAGGTCAGCTGGAACGCGTTGAGGGAGGCGTACGACGCGTACACCTGGCCGTCGCCCACCGACGGGTCGGTGAAGCGGACGTCGCCCGCGTCCTTGGGCGCGCTGTACGTCCACAGGGTGTGGCCGTCACCGTAGTAGGCACGCAGCTTGTCGGTCGGGACGAGGATGTCCTGTTCGCCGTCTCCGTTGAGGTCGGCCAGCTTGGCCGAGCGGACGTACTGGCCCTCGCCGGCGGCGATGGTGGCGAGCGTCTTGCCGGTCTTCCCGTTGAGGACGACCGTCGCCGTGTCGGCCGCGACCACGATCTCGGTCCTGCCGTCGCCGTTGACGTCACCGAGCTCGATGTCGTGGACCGCGCCCGGGACGGTGGCCTGCCACAGCTTCTCGGGCTTGCCCCCGTCGACGAGCGACGGACCCGAGTAGGCCCACACGCCGTTCGACGAACCGCCCATGACCAGGTCGGACTTGCCGTCCTTGTTCAGGTCCGCGCTCTTGGCGTAGGCGATGTCGCCCTGCAGCGGCGTGACGTGTTCCGCCTTGCCGTTGCCCAGCTTGAACGTGCGGATGTTCTCCGCCTGGTCGACCACGCGCACGTGCGTGCCCTGGCCGTCGGTGTAGAGGTCCTGGTACATGGGCGCGGCAGCGACGCCCTTCTGCTGCCACGCGACGGTGCCCTTGCCGGAGAACACGGTCAGCGACGCGTAGCGCGAGCCGCCGCGGTTGCCCGCGTCGTCGATCTCGCGATCGTCCTGGGCGGAGGTGACCAGCTTTCCGTCGGCCACCGTCAGACCCCAGATACTGGCCGCGTTCTTGCCGTTGCCGGCGTCCCGCTTGATGGTGTTCGACCACAGCAGCGTGCCCGGGTCGGCGCCGTCGATGACCCGGACGGTGCTGGCGCTGACCCAGAAGTTCTCGTCGAGCGAGGACTCGGCCACCGCGTACTCGTCGCCCGCCCTCGCACCGAGGTCACCGACGGTCAGGGCGGTGGGCACCACGTTCTCCCGGCCGTCCAGCGTGGCGCGGTGACCGGTCTTCAGGTCGTACGCGGCGACCTCGTAGCGCACCGCGTCCGTGGCGTCCGCCTGCTCGATCGCGACGAGCCGCTTGCGGCCGGCGTCCAGGCGCAGCTGACGGCTGTACAGCATGCTGTCGGTCTGCCAGGTGACGGAGCCGTCGGCGGTGTCGAGCACGAGGGTGCGGCCGCGCGCGTCGACCCCGTCGTCCTTGCCGAGGTTCCAGGAGACGGCGACCTTGCCCTTGCCGAGGCCGTGGATGTCGCCCCAGTTCGCGTACCGGGCTTCCTTGGTGTCGTACGTCCAGGTCTTCGCCGGGGTCAGCTTGCCGTCCGCGGACGAGAAGTGGATGCCGGTGATGGTGGCCGTCGCGGCGGCCGGGACCTTCGCGTCGCCGCTCATCCGGGGCGCGTCGGCGATCAGCAGCGTGCCGTCGACGATCTTGACCATGGAGGCGTAGTTGTACAGCTTCGACCAGACCGTGCTGCCGGTCTTCCCGTCGAGGACCGTCACGAACGTGCCGGTGGACAGGTCCGAGCCGGGCGAGGTGAAGGCGCGCGGGTACGGGTTCGTGCCGACCAGCGCCGAGAACACCAGGTCCGGGACGCCGTCGCCGGTCAGGTCGCCGGTCGAGTAGCCGGAGTCCGAGTGGGCCGAGAACGGCGAGACCGCGTTGTAACCCATCAGGATCTGCGCCGGGTACGGCTCGACCCGCCACACCTGGAGCGGCTTGACCTGCCAGTCCGTGAAGAACGAGCTGCTGGTGCGGGCCCACGTCTCGCTGCCGTCGGCGGCGTGGCGCTGCACGTATCCCATGCTGTTGACGGAGAAGTAGTCGCCGTTCTTACCGATCGGCACGGTGGCGCCCATGCCGCGCACGCCTTCCAGCGTGGACTTCGCGGTCATCGTGACTTTGGTGGTCGGATCGACGTCCGTGGACGCGCCGTCCAGCTTCGAGCCGCTGCCGGTGCCGGAGTCCGTCGCGGCGGAGCCGTCGTCCTTCTTCGTGCCGGTGGTGTCCTCGGCCTTGACGTACGGGTCGAGGGTCACGTTGGCGGCCAGCTTCTTCGCCTCGGCGCTGGTCAGCTTCATCGCGGAGCCGCTGCCGCCGTCGTCGGCCAGGGCCTGCGGGGCGGCGGTCAGGCACAGGCCCGCCGCGACCAGGCCGGAGGCGAGCCGCAAGGCCCGCCGCGAGTGGTGGGCTCT
The DNA window shown above is from Streptomyces sp. NBC_01445 and carries:
- a CDS encoding VCBS repeat-containing protein, giving the protein MRAHHSRRALRLASGLVAAGLCLTAAPQALADDGGSGSAMKLTSAEAKKLAANVTLDPYVKAEDTTGTKKDDGSAATDSGTGSGSKLDGASTDVDPTTKVTMTAKSTLEGVRGMGATVPIGKNGDYFSVNSMGYVQRHAADGSETWARTSSSFFTDWQVKPLQVWRVEPYPAQILMGYNAVSPFSAHSDSGYSTGDLTGDGVPDLVFSALVGTNPYPRAFTSPGSDLSTGTFVTVLDGKTGSTVWSKLYNYASMVKIVDGTLLIADAPRMSGDAKVPAAATATITGIHFSSADGKLTPAKTWTYDTKEARYANWGDIHGLGKGKVAVSWNLGKDDGVDARGRTLVLDTADGSVTWQTDSMLYSRQLRLDAGRKRLVAIEQADATDAVRYEVAAYDLKTGHRATLDGRENVVPTALTVGDLGARAGDEYAVAESSLDENFWVSASTVRVIDGADPGTLLWSNTIKRDAGNGKNAASIWGLTVADGKLVTSAQDDREIDDAGNRGGSRYASLTVFSGKGTVAWQQKGVAAAPMYQDLYTDGQGTHVRVVDQAENIRTFKLGNGKAEHVTPLQGDIAYAKSADLNKDGKSDLVMGGSSNGVWAYSGPSLVDGGKPEKLWQATVPGAVHDIELGDVNGDGRTEIVVAADTATVVLNGKTGKTLATIAAGEGQYVRSAKLADLNGDGEQDILVPTDKLRAYYGDGHTLWTYSAPKDAGDVRFTDPSVGDGQVYASYASLNAFQLTSPVTNAVALNAKNGKARWSAAPKAPDTAVGGVRSAIPNEGTFASKEIPYADGHAVIYLWAVSAPIQWDSSSDAPSPQNYFEIRDGRTGEVLHSGLAGGMWTHNSYFAKDGVLYEGGTASFRRYRAGGDDTTQFVLPQSYGGGFVTGPGGRELLGAGVEGGLYLWDPSILDSEDSWAPNVGTIGSLIGARNFFAGDLDGDGVDEVLSLNSDDSGRDRAVEEFGGGYYLTDNGIHQVTTYRLS